CGGCGCTGACCACCAACAAGCTCGCGGCGGTATCGGGCACGGCATCGGCGGCCGTGACCTTGGTGCGCAGGGTGCGCCCGCCCGCAGGGGAGCTCGTTCGCTACGCCCTCATCGCCCTCGTGTGCGCCGGGCTGGGCGCGAGCGTGGCGGCGAATCTAAATAGCGATATCATGCGCCCGCTCATCATCGTGCTGTTAGTAGTGGTGGGCGTCTTCGTGACCTTTAAGCCGAGCTTTGGCACCACCGAGTCTCCCGGTATCCGCGGCGGATGGCGCACCTGGGCGGGGCTTGTGGCGGTCGCGGCCATCTCCTTTTATGACGGCATCTTTGGCCCGGGTACCGGCATGTTCCTGATTATGGCCTTTACCTTCATCTTCTCCCAGAACTTCCTAAAATCCGCGGCGATGGCCAAGGTGGTCAATACCGCCACGAACCTCGGTGCGCTGGTGACCTTCATCCTTGGCGGCCACGTGTGGTGGACCCTTGGTATCGCGTTGGCCGCCGCCAATATCCTCGGCGCCCAGGTGGGCGCGCGGACGGTGCTCAGCGGCGGAACGAAGCTTATCCGCTACGCCCTGCTTACCTTGGTAGTGGTCATGAGCAGCTATTTATCCTGGCAGCAGTGGGGTTAGGCTACATCCGGTTCTTGGTCCGCGCGGTGGCAATGGCATTCCACGGATCCTCGGGCCACGGGTGCTTGGGGTAGCGCCCGCGCATTTCGGCGCGCACCCCGGCGTAGGGGCCGGACCAGAAGCTAGCAAGATCATCGGTGACCGCCAGCGGGCGGCCGGCGGGGGAGAGCAAGTGGAATTGCACGCGGTTGCCGCAGTACTCCGGGGATTCGGCCAAACCGAAGCATTCTTGCAACTTGATGTGGACCACGGGGCGCTCGCCCGACCAATCGATCTTGGCATCGCGGCCGGAGGGCACGGGCAGGCGCTGAGGTGCGAGCTCGTCCAGGCGGGTGGCTCCGGGCCAGGGGAGCAGGCGCTGCAGGGCGGGGTACATGTCTATTTTGGCGGTGGGGGTTCCCGCGGCAATCTGGTGCAGCTCGGGCCCAAGCCACTCGGCGGGATCGGCGGCATCGACTTCCGGCCAAGGGTCGCCGTAGTGCGCGTGCAGGTGGCGGAGCCTATCTTTTAAGCTCTGGGCTTTCTCGCTGAAGGTAAATAGGCCGAGGCCTTCTTCGCGGATGCCGGCGGCAAGGGCCTGCGCGGCGGCATCGCCGGTGACCTTGACCGGGGTTTCGGACAGCACAATCGCCCCGGCCGCCCGGACTTTGACCCCGCGCACGCGGCCCCCACGCAGGAAGGCGCGGGTTTCTTCTGTGACGCCGATGGCATCCAGCGCGGCAGACTCTTCGATGCGCGCGGCGGTGCGGATGATGGGGTTTCCGGCATTGGAGAGGGTGACCTCCGCGATGGCGAGCCACGGCGAGCCGGCCAGCCCGGAGTTATCCAGCAGCCGGGCGCGGGTGCCGCTGGCCAGCAGGTAATCTTCGCCCACGCGCTTGGCCACCTGCTCGGGATAGGCGGTGGCGACGACCTCGCCGGGGTCAGCGGGTCCGAGATCCTCCACCAGGCGAGACAGGCGCCTGATTTCCTTCTGCGGTGCGGGGCGGCGGGTGAGATCGGTGGTGTTGGTGGGGGCATCGGCAAGCGCGGCGATGGTGGGCGCCGCCTGGCTGCCGTGCCGGATAAGGGCCGCGCCTTGGCGGGGATCGGTGGGCAGCAGGGCGAGTTCCTGCGTCGCGCCAATGCGCTCGAGGGTGGCGCGCGCGGCCGCAAGGGCTTGGGCGGGCGGCGGATCGAGCAGCGGGAAATCCGGGCCCGCGCCCCAGCAGTCTAAAAACAGCGCAGCCTGGGTGAGGTCCGCGGACAGGATCTCCGGCGTGGTGTGCGGGGAAAAGTGCTGGTAATCGTCCTGGGAATAGCAGCGAATGACCGTACCCGGCGCCTCACGCCCGGCACGGCCCGCGCGCTGGTCCGCGCTCGACCTCGATGTGGAGACCGTCACCAAACCGGACATGCCGCGCTGCGCATCGCGCCGGGGAACGCGGGCCAGCCCCGCATCCACCACCACGCGCACGCCAGGCACCGTCAACGAGGACTCCGCGATGGATGTTGCCACCACAATGCGCTGCTCATCGGTATAAAGCGCGGCATCCTGCTCCGCGGTGGTTTGCTTGCCGTGCAGCGGGAAAACATTATGGCCCCGCAACTCCTCGCATACCAGGTTCACCTCGCGCACGCCGGGCACGAAGACCAAGGTGGATTCGTGTTGGCGGGCTGCTTGCTTGGCGATGCTCCCATAAAACTCCCGCGACCCCGCCGCGCGCCCCGGCTGCGGCGCGTACTGGATATCCAGGGGATAGGTCACCGCCTCGGTGGTGTGAACGGGCGCGCCCATGAGCTGGGAAAAGCGCTGCGCGTCGACCGTGGCGGACATGGCGATGACGCGGAAGTCTTCGCGCAACTCGGTCAGTTCCAGGCACATGCCGAGCACTAGATCCGTATCCAGCTGGCGTTCGTGAACCTCATCGATGGCCACGGCGGCCACGCCCTCGAGCTCCGGATCCTTCAGCAGGCGGCGCAGCAGCACGCCCGGGGTGACGAACTCGACCTCGCTGCCCGCGCGGGATTCGCCGCGGATGGCGAAACCGACCTTATCCGGGGTG
The window above is part of the Corynebacterium accolens genome. Proteins encoded here:
- a CDS encoding ATP-dependent RNA helicase, whose product is MFDLASIGAGLPVAETIDSLPHTGNVVIQAPPGTGKTTLVPPALANHSAGRGKVIVTAPRRVAVRAAAQRLSTLSGTPDKVGFAIRGESRAGSEVEFVTPGVLLRRLLKDPELEGVAAVAIDEVHERQLDTDLVLGMCLELTELREDFRVIAMSATVDAQRFSQLMGAPVHTTEAVTYPLDIQYAPQPGRAAGSREFYGSIAKQAARQHESTLVFVPGVREVNLVCEELRGHNVFPLHGKQTTAEQDAALYTDEQRIVVATSIAESSLTVPGVRVVVDAGLARVPRRDAQRGMSGLVTVSTSRSSADQRAGRAGREAPGTVIRCYSQDDYQHFSPHTTPEILSADLTQAALFLDCWGAGPDFPLLDPPPAQALAAARATLERIGATQELALLPTDPRQGAALIRHGSQAAPTIAALADAPTNTTDLTRRPAPQKEIRRLSRLVEDLGPADPGEVVATAYPEQVAKRVGEDYLLASGTRARLLDNSGLAGSPWLAIAEVTLSNAGNPIIRTAARIEESAALDAIGVTEETRAFLRGGRVRGVKVRAAGAIVLSETPVKVTGDAAAQALAAGIREEGLGLFTFSEKAQSLKDRLRHLHAHYGDPWPEVDAADPAEWLGPELHQIAAGTPTAKIDMYPALQRLLPWPGATRLDELAPQRLPVPSGRDAKIDWSGERPVVHIKLQECFGLAESPEYCGNRVQFHLLSPAGRPLAVTDDLASFWSGPYAGVRAEMRGRYPKHPWPEDPWNAIATARTKNRM
- a CDS encoding TSUP family transporter, translating into MDIDVAQWAVLLVGAAGAGWIDAVIGGGGLVLIPLLLAVVPGLAPATALTTNKLAAVSGTASAAVTLVRRVRPPAGELVRYALIALVCAGLGASVAANLNSDIMRPLIIVLLVVVGVFVTFKPSFGTTESPGIRGGWRTWAGLVAVAAISFYDGIFGPGTGMFLIMAFTFIFSQNFLKSAAMAKVVNTATNLGALVTFILGGHVWWTLGIALAAANILGAQVGARTVLSGGTKLIRYALLTLVVVMSSYLSWQQWG